Proteins encoded in a region of the Burkholderia ubonensis subsp. mesacidophila genome:
- a CDS encoding RnfH family protein, producing the protein MLSIEVCYALPERQTLIPVTLPDGATVRAAIVASGVLALHPEIDLEHAKTGVFGKLAPLDTPLADHDRVEIYRPLIVDPKVARQRRVEKSRREGSVEGRKWQHKDSR; encoded by the coding sequence ATGCTGTCGATCGAAGTCTGCTACGCGCTGCCGGAGCGCCAGACGCTGATTCCGGTCACGTTGCCGGACGGCGCGACCGTCCGCGCGGCGATCGTCGCGAGCGGCGTGCTCGCGCTGCATCCGGAAATCGATCTCGAACACGCGAAAACCGGCGTGTTCGGCAAGCTCGCGCCGCTCGACACGCCGCTCGCCGACCACGACCGCGTCGAGATCTACCGTCCGCTGATCGTCGATCCGAAGGTCGCGCGCCAGCGCCGCGTCGAGAAATCGCGCCGCGAAGGCTCCGTCGAGGGCCGCAAGTGGCAACACAAGGATTCGCGCTGA